Proteins encoded together in one Pontiella desulfatans window:
- a CDS encoding sulfatase: MKSMWAGIVLIGAVCVGYAETVLINDDFSVGTVGTSLTIGAANDGQWYAENGSVWTITNGVLGNAGGSSDVSNNEGSLAQLVDLSGITDTNLSSLTLSFLYQGNSATEELYVHLWGMNFATAPADGTSVVNHGATAGNMWKIGASSTAFNNGDLYNLGNLNGEFFNVNVGAYQEAAVRIPTTGTDLVNFSQTFDLSVNTNGMDNIAAFDYLVIGITRDANGTDPSIVIDDFMLAVSDPSDNPRPAQPNFILLLADDLGWQDVGCYDIDNNQVFDTPYMDNLATEGTRFTQAYSPACVCAPTRAAILTGKHPARLNFTTVSGGSVCPQPSDLSSRVMTPYHHRRLEAAETTLPEVLKTAGYYNGHIGKWHMDGPDELEQGFDYSDGDRGATITLGDRTSGFSDDLDENGFAYDQTTENALGFLSSATETNQPFFCYFATYLVHSPWHIRTESLLQKYADRMGYDYPLTGEEYFAPGQNNPYYGAMVETFDYYVHRVMTYLKETDDPRWPGHKLIENTYIFLTSDNGGMENGDSQGKVTDNYPLDQGKIFQEEGGLRVPFFVVGPGISTNVVSDVMVNGLDFYPTLLSLAGIDIPSGIDGCDISELLLTDPQDEELVTDEGGDVRDTMYWSYPHISGTRMNATMRKDRWKLFLNYDHVNNAAANEFRLYELYDTNGVRVDIEEANDVWNADLVLTEQLGDSLKAWLDEVDANVPHYNPHYTGSPSLPNQDQVPGVITNGNGGGGVVWVEYETDKAAMKRVDLLYTRNGESSSQTWLRKEATITASGRAEGEVPEGTTHYVFNLIDENNFLVSYPDVGTGGDGLLDSAFAISYVELPYVNPAPQVEIFSEDFSGATLDTAGLKRDSVGFCIGGSSAWAIDNGELVNTSLVNTTVSEGAAGCIIDLSTLENPSVSEFTLSFDYALAEDNETLYVHVWGYQDHSSTPTTAILNHGASNGNAWEDASPAMTAYNFGNSNGVWVGTKGIASDAAVAVSGFQGMTSYARTFDLSAFTSAPNQLGEYDYLVIGFARNFSGSAPAATVDNVKVKVPSSTIIVAESTNWSSLVSTTNDSVEIESGVTVTVDVEASARSLRLDGLLLFKLGVLGADPLTLEENLAVGSSGSIVVDGSDYEALDGYMPLIYNSMLDGSLTSRVSFVGFEGREPAVVILDEGMWLRLVEPPSLSERICSVAPASTANADYTDSIFSATRGFKLTGSAWGSLYDESVVMNTTLEQTVMDGGSGALNQSWSMTIGHGGQIASLRTPALGETVPPQYQSNPGSAPWIDEVWQSVAIDQTLNNSYDNAPYFIHQAGVYPTKDDELTEAFYSPAVAAYVNEENRSFMMINWGQHAHLQVYTNSIPEDDWRSDLLYFTGVKDLGDGVIEVSQGYYNYGVDNPTYFNMPWGGVRRTSTEYCFFNDPSGTSWSDPMTAHFGDGVKTNYSDTGGAMAWSASTNGTTPCLGLVFGQDPDPLLPNQKSISWMRYGHHGTFSWDETSWRNYYVISAIRQYYLTQGRGVWSRYYFVLGDNLDDIQDRIDERELTAVPSLEPFDYTEANTPLVAYSYTGSGADLQIVENSTSPQFFLYAYPVNGSFPIYEILEDDETYHITWDPYATGVIKTYDGTIAGIRLLGFAPRTADVSGSPYTYESLDTLMAPASQNYIASGETLSARTATSFETWKVQYFGMTDDSGDGASIANPDNDSADNLIEYAMGGDPLDDSDTGYVPTSGMLAENGTNWFEFVHPRRIGAEGEIAYRIESSSNLISNDWKTAAHTELPMTGSLDAAYEAVTNRIDTTGKTNEFIRLKVEAL; this comes from the coding sequence ATGAAATCTATGTGGGCAGGAATTGTACTGATAGGAGCAGTATGTGTCGGATATGCCGAAACCGTATTAATCAACGATGATTTCAGTGTAGGAACGGTTGGGACGTCATTGACCATAGGCGCTGCAAATGATGGGCAGTGGTATGCTGAAAACGGTTCAGTCTGGACGATCACTAACGGAGTGCTGGGTAATGCAGGTGGTTCTTCAGATGTTTCCAATAATGAAGGTTCACTGGCTCAGTTGGTTGATCTGTCCGGGATTACGGATACCAACCTGAGTTCACTGACGCTGAGCTTTTTGTATCAGGGCAATTCCGCGACAGAAGAACTGTATGTTCATCTTTGGGGGATGAATTTTGCAACCGCCCCGGCGGATGGCACATCTGTGGTTAATCACGGAGCAACCGCCGGGAATATGTGGAAGATCGGTGCTTCATCGACGGCTTTTAACAACGGAGACCTATATAACCTTGGAAATCTGAATGGCGAATTTTTCAATGTCAACGTAGGGGCCTACCAAGAGGCGGCAGTCCGGATTCCAACCACCGGAACCGACCTCGTCAATTTCAGCCAGACGTTTGACCTTTCAGTCAATACGAATGGCATGGATAACATTGCGGCCTTCGACTATTTGGTCATTGGAATCACCCGCGATGCCAACGGTACTGATCCTTCCATTGTCATCGATGACTTCATGCTGGCCGTTTCGGATCCCTCAGATAATCCTCGTCCGGCGCAACCAAACTTTATTCTTCTGCTGGCCGACGACCTCGGATGGCAGGATGTTGGATGTTACGATATCGATAACAATCAGGTTTTTGATACGCCGTATATGGACAATCTCGCAACAGAGGGAACCCGGTTTACGCAAGCGTATTCGCCGGCCTGTGTGTGTGCGCCGACCCGCGCCGCTATTCTAACCGGTAAACATCCGGCTCGACTGAACTTCACCACGGTGAGTGGGGGCTCTGTCTGTCCTCAACCTTCCGATCTGAGCAGTCGGGTAATGACGCCGTATCACCATAGACGATTGGAAGCTGCGGAAACCACCTTGCCGGAAGTGTTGAAGACTGCCGGCTATTATAATGGTCATATTGGTAAATGGCATATGGATGGACCTGACGAATTGGAGCAGGGTTTTGACTATTCCGATGGTGACCGCGGGGCAACGATTACACTGGGCGACCGAACAAGCGGTTTTTCAGATGACCTCGATGAAAACGGGTTTGCTTATGATCAAACCACGGAGAATGCGCTTGGATTCCTGAGTTCGGCCACTGAAACTAATCAACCGTTCTTCTGTTATTTTGCCACCTATCTGGTGCACAGTCCGTGGCATATCCGCACCGAGAGTCTGCTGCAGAAATATGCCGATCGCATGGGCTATGATTATCCGCTCACCGGCGAAGAATATTTTGCACCGGGGCAGAATAATCCGTATTACGGCGCGATGGTCGAAACCTTTGACTACTATGTACATCGGGTCATGACCTACCTGAAAGAAACGGATGATCCGCGTTGGCCGGGACATAAACTGATTGAAAACACCTATATCTTCCTGACCTCGGATAATGGCGGCATGGAAAATGGAGACTCCCAAGGGAAGGTGACCGATAACTACCCGTTGGATCAAGGGAAGATTTTTCAGGAGGAGGGGGGGCTGCGTGTGCCGTTTTTTGTTGTGGGGCCGGGGATCTCCACCAATGTGGTCAGCGATGTGATGGTTAATGGACTCGATTTCTATCCCACCTTGCTGTCGCTTGCAGGCATTGACATTCCGTCCGGGATCGACGGATGCGATATTTCGGAGCTGTTGTTAACGGATCCGCAGGATGAGGAGTTGGTTACCGATGAGGGTGGCGATGTGCGCGATACCATGTATTGGAGCTACCCGCATATTTCTGGAACCCGCATGAATGCCACGATGCGTAAGGATCGCTGGAAGCTCTTCCTGAACTACGATCATGTGAATAATGCTGCAGCGAACGAGTTTCGTCTCTATGAGCTCTATGATACCAACGGGGTTCGTGTGGATATCGAAGAGGCCAACGACGTATGGAATGCCGACTTGGTCTTAACGGAACAACTGGGCGATTCATTGAAAGCCTGGCTGGACGAGGTCGATGCCAATGTCCCGCATTATAATCCTCATTACACCGGCTCGCCTTCACTACCCAATCAGGATCAAGTTCCGGGCGTTATCACTAATGGTAATGGCGGAGGCGGCGTGGTGTGGGTGGAATATGAGACCGACAAAGCGGCTATGAAGCGCGTCGATTTGCTCTACACCCGGAATGGAGAAAGCTCCAGCCAAACATGGCTTCGTAAGGAAGCAACGATTACAGCATCCGGCCGGGCCGAAGGCGAGGTGCCGGAAGGAACCACGCATTATGTGTTTAACCTGATTGATGAAAATAATTTCCTCGTCAGTTATCCGGATGTAGGGACGGGAGGTGATGGGTTGCTCGACTCCGCCTTTGCGATTTCCTATGTGGAACTGCCCTATGTTAATCCTGCACCGCAGGTAGAAATCTTCAGCGAAGATTTTTCCGGCGCAACACTGGATACCGCAGGCCTTAAACGGGATAGTGTGGGATTCTGCATCGGCGGCAGCAGTGCCTGGGCGATTGATAACGGCGAACTGGTGAATACCAGCCTGGTGAATACTACGGTCAGTGAAGGGGCGGCAGGGTGCATTATCGATTTGTCCACGCTGGAAAATCCTTCAGTGTCTGAATTTACCCTGAGCTTTGATTATGCGTTGGCTGAAGACAACGAAACGCTCTATGTGCATGTCTGGGGCTATCAGGATCATAGTTCAACGCCAACGACGGCGATCCTGAATCACGGAGCATCCAACGGAAATGCATGGGAAGACGCCTCGCCAGCCATGACGGCTTATAATTTTGGGAACTCCAACGGCGTTTGGGTCGGCACCAAAGGAATTGCTTCCGATGCTGCGGTAGCGGTGTCCGGCTTTCAGGGTATGACGTCCTATGCAAGAACCTTCGACCTATCAGCGTTTACATCAGCTCCGAACCAATTGGGTGAGTATGATTATCTGGTGATCGGTTTTGCTCGTAACTTCAGTGGAAGCGCGCCAGCAGCAACAGTTGATAACGTAAAGGTGAAGGTGCCCTCATCGACGATCATTGTTGCGGAATCCACCAACTGGTCATCTCTTGTATCAACCACAAACGATTCCGTTGAAATTGAGTCCGGCGTAACGGTAACGGTGGATGTCGAGGCATCTGCACGATCGCTCCGGCTGGATGGTCTGCTTCTGTTTAAACTGGGCGTGCTGGGGGCTGATCCTCTCACACTGGAAGAGAATTTAGCGGTGGGTTCGAGCGGTTCCATTGTTGTGGATGGATCGGATTATGAGGCGCTTGATGGCTACATGCCGTTGATCTATAACTCAATGCTGGATGGTAGTTTAACCAGCCGGGTTTCCTTTGTGGGCTTTGAAGGGCGTGAGCCGGCTGTTGTTATTCTGGATGAGGGTATGTGGCTTCGCTTGGTCGAACCACCAAGTTTATCTGAACGCATCTGTTCTGTAGCTCCTGCATCAACGGCGAATGCAGATTATACGGATTCTATTTTTTCTGCAACGCGTGGATTTAAACTGACCGGTTCGGCGTGGGGTTCCCTCTATGATGAATCGGTCGTTATGAACACCACGCTGGAGCAGACCGTGATGGATGGTGGAAGCGGCGCGTTGAATCAGTCCTGGTCCATGACCATCGGGCATGGCGGCCAGATTGCTTCTTTGCGTACTCCTGCTCTGGGCGAAACCGTCCCTCCGCAGTATCAGAGCAACCCGGGGTCTGCTCCATGGATCGATGAGGTCTGGCAGTCAGTGGCCATCGACCAAACCCTGAATAATTCCTACGACAATGCACCTTACTTTATTCATCAGGCGGGCGTTTATCCGACCAAAGATGATGAATTGACGGAGGCTTTCTATTCGCCGGCGGTTGCGGCCTATGTAAATGAAGAGAACCGTAGCTTCATGATGATTAACTGGGGGCAGCATGCACATCTGCAGGTGTACACCAACAGTATCCCGGAAGATGATTGGCGGTCGGACCTACTCTACTTTACCGGCGTTAAGGATCTGGGGGATGGGGTAATTGAAGTGTCACAGGGCTACTACAACTACGGTGTGGATAACCCGACCTACTTCAATATGCCGTGGGGAGGCGTGCGCCGCACGAGTACCGAGTATTGTTTCTTTAATGACCCGAGTGGGACGAGCTGGTCCGATCCTATGACGGCACACTTCGGCGATGGCGTGAAGACCAACTATTCCGACACCGGCGGAGCCATGGCATGGAGTGCTTCCACCAATGGTACGACGCCCTGTCTCGGGCTCGTTTTCGGACAAGACCCAGATCCGCTTCTCCCGAATCAGAAGTCGATCAGTTGGATGCGCTACGGCCATCATGGAACTTTCAGTTGGGACGAAACCTCCTGGCGGAACTATTATGTGATCAGCGCGATCCGGCAATACTACCTGACCCAGGGGCGCGGCGTTTGGTCTCGGTATTACTTCGTTCTCGGAGACAATCTGGATGATATCCAGGATCGCATCGACGAGCGCGAGTTGACGGCGGTTCCGTCGCTCGAGCCGTTTGATTACACCGAAGCCAATACGCCTTTGGTTGCGTATAGCTATACGGGAAGCGGAGCGGATTTACAGATCGTGGAAAACAGCACTTCTCCACAGTTCTTTCTCTATGCCTATCCGGTAAACGGCAGTTTTCCGATCTATGAAATATTGGAAGATGATGAAACGTACCACATCACCTGGGATCCGTATGCAACGGGTGTCATTAAGACCTACGATGGAACCATTGCCGGAATTCGCCTGCTGGGTTTTGCCCCGAGAACAGCAGATGTGTCGGGAAGCCCTTATACGTATGAATCGCTCGATACACTGATGGCGCCGGCTTCGCAAAACTATATCGCCTCCGGAGAAACGCTGTCGGCACGTACGGCAACATCGTTTGAAACGTGGAAAGTGCAGTACTTTGGCATGACCGATGATTCGGGTGATGGAGCCAGTATAGCCAACCCGGATAACGATAGCGCCGACAACCTGATTGAATATGCCATGGGCGGCGATCCGCTGGATGACTCCGATACGGGGTATGTTCCAACCTCTGGAATGCTGGCCGAAAACGGAACCAACTGGTTTGAGTTTGTTCATCCTCGCCGGATCGGCGCAGAGGGCGAAATAGCGTATCGGATCGAAAGCAGCTCCAACCTGATTTCCAATGATTGGAAAACCGCGGCCCATACTGAACTTCCAATGACTGGAAGTCTGGATGCCGCCTATGAAGCAGTCACCAATCGGATCGATACCACGGGTAAGACCAATGAGTTTATTCGACTGAAGGTGGAGGCGCTGTGA
- a CDS encoding alpha/beta hydrolase has product MVLVGSSVFGAADAQWTYKTVGETELKMDVFLPDGYESSKEQFPTIVIFHGGSWRTGTPDMHYPDCAYWSKRGMVAVSVDYRLKERDNIEVPLECVKDAKSAVRYLRKSATKLRVDPDKLVVAGGSAGGQMAAAVAMIDGVNDEDDDLSVSCKPNAVILYNPWFKCEAELSPPNFIREGLPPMITFVGSEDPGIPNESLLTFHKDLKQAGNASEFYIGNGGKHGFCNGRNPRNRFFYWSLELEDAFLVKHGILRGAHQVVRPGNVTPLAPKEFVAYD; this is encoded by the coding sequence ATGGTACTGGTTGGATCGTCCGTGTTTGGTGCGGCGGATGCGCAGTGGACGTATAAAACGGTGGGCGAAACGGAACTTAAAATGGATGTGTTCCTGCCGGACGGCTATGAATCGTCGAAGGAACAATTTCCAACGATTGTAATTTTTCACGGCGGCAGCTGGCGGACGGGAACACCCGATATGCATTACCCGGATTGCGCCTATTGGAGCAAGCGGGGAATGGTCGCGGTGTCGGTCGATTATCGCCTGAAAGAGCGCGACAACATTGAAGTGCCGCTGGAATGCGTTAAGGATGCCAAGTCGGCGGTGAGGTATTTGCGGAAAAGTGCAACGAAGCTGAGGGTTGATCCAGACAAGCTGGTTGTGGCCGGCGGTTCGGCGGGTGGACAGATGGCCGCGGCAGTGGCGATGATCGATGGCGTGAATGACGAGGACGATGATTTGTCGGTCTCCTGCAAACCGAATGCCGTAATTTTGTATAATCCATGGTTTAAGTGCGAGGCCGAACTGTCTCCTCCCAATTTTATCCGTGAAGGACTGCCTCCGATGATCACGTTTGTCGGAAGCGAGGACCCGGGAATCCCGAACGAGAGTCTGTTGACGTTTCATAAGGATCTGAAACAGGCAGGGAATGCGTCGGAGTTTTATATCGGCAATGGCGGCAAGCACGGGTTCTGTAATGGGCGGAATCCACGCAACCGCTTTTTCTATTGGTCGCTCGAACTGGAGGATGCCTTTCTGGTGAAGCACGGCATTCTGAGAGGAGCGCACCAGGTTGTACGTCCGGGCAACGTCACTCCGCTGGCGCCGAAAGAGTTTGTTGCCTATGACTAA
- a CDS encoding alpha-amylase family protein translates to MKNKLLFRFGMMALVCAATAFVSAQQEARHARANPFQGTWGVRILAPTAYDKSKTPAAAVNAENFDIDFFMSQVDRLTTINHVMINIGRGHQASWYSSPYPEMAAIMGDDLFPQRDFFGELATALKARGIKVLVYFSVTGMDAGYLAPAQMKKWKAYLTSEGLTHNEGVAKIMEYYSLKFGGLIDGWWIDRVSSRFTDDDRKRFATAVRAGNPKAVVAMHKKVGCPMIQGSPYCDYTAGHPVPMKTQPPWTLANVKMVENIEAGPWINQSGMPDASEGTALGAIFMPFQAMWRDGAADFPTDQATEWTTRVIEAGGMYTWAVAREGSGFATPQFKQLVEINAAIKGMVKDVK, encoded by the coding sequence ATGAAAAACAAACTGTTGTTCCGGTTCGGTATGATGGCTCTTGTGTGCGCTGCAACGGCATTCGTTTCAGCACAGCAGGAAGCGCGGCATGCCCGCGCAAACCCCTTTCAGGGAACCTGGGGTGTGCGTATTCTGGCCCCAACGGCTTATGACAAAAGTAAAACACCTGCCGCCGCAGTGAATGCCGAAAACTTCGATATCGATTTCTTTATGTCGCAGGTTGATCGGTTGACGACCATTAACCATGTCATGATCAACATTGGTCGGGGGCATCAGGCCAGCTGGTATTCTTCGCCCTATCCGGAAATGGCAGCCATTATGGGAGACGATCTGTTTCCTCAACGCGACTTTTTTGGCGAGCTGGCAACGGCCTTGAAGGCCCGGGGCATAAAAGTGCTCGTCTATTTCAGCGTGACCGGAATGGATGCCGGGTATCTTGCCCCGGCTCAAATGAAAAAATGGAAAGCGTATCTTACATCCGAGGGATTAACCCACAACGAAGGCGTTGCGAAAATCATGGAATACTATTCGCTCAAGTTCGGTGGGTTGATCGATGGGTGGTGGATAGATCGCGTTTCGTCCAGGTTTACGGATGATGACAGAAAACGTTTTGCGACCGCGGTTCGTGCCGGCAATCCAAAGGCCGTCGTTGCGATGCATAAGAAGGTTGGATGCCCGATGATACAGGGTTCTCCCTATTGCGATTATACGGCTGGCCATCCTGTGCCTATGAAAACACAGCCCCCCTGGACGCTGGCCAATGTGAAAATGGTTGAAAACATTGAAGCGGGTCCGTGGATTAATCAAAGCGGAATGCCGGATGCCAGCGAAGGAACTGCGCTGGGGGCCATCTTTATGCCGTTTCAGGCCATGTGGCGGGACGGCGCTGCCGACTTCCCAACCGATCAGGCCACTGAATGGACTACCCGGGTTATCGAGGCCGGCGGAATGTATACCTGGGCCGTTGCGCGGGAGGGCAGTGGATTTGCAACACCTCAATTCAAACAGTTAGTCGAAATCAATGCTGCGATTAAAGGAATGGTCAAAGATGTAAAATAG
- a CDS encoding alpha-L-fucosidase, translating to MKACLATVIAGWAVCVFSQSSVDSVIKVTGSDEFGSAGVGIYTPEIRENMKKLYEDKFGMFVHFGPYAQLEGMWDGKEVTGEWIMKRAFIPVKDYEREAAGKFKPVKFNAADWVTIAENAGMRFIVLTAKHHDGFAMYQSKHPYNLVEFAGYGRDILKELSEECAERDMKLGFYYSQSQDWHEPGGFGNHWDFEGNLKPQDKFDAYFEEKAVMQVEELTQNYGDVFMVWFDTPVQMDDEKCQQMMDVVKANQPGALVNSRLGKGYGHFDVSIDNGKTPAVSKATWLPDLKVPWQTHESVTEGGWGYTCFGGDNDRSEEYTEFIYSLCRIVCYGGVYLLNVAPQPDGTIPQSQVNTITAMGDWLKVNGEAIYGADPSPLKFPPYAITSKPGKVYLHLKEIEGNEVKLNGLLSKVRKVYGLADVSKQALDFKQHEAQLCINLPDEKKQPRVTVIVLELEDEVSQVIDETIQQAADGSIHMPVAKCEYSVRRISYDYDAQTTRNWGGKDNQGLVWTVNVKQPGTYQVFSEDNGDEKLGYELKTPSDRLMVRPGGPVGEMTKKPVGEIGIDQPGILQITAYPADTISWFNDFRLKGVKLVPVEK from the coding sequence ATGAAAGCATGTTTGGCAACTGTTATTGCAGGGTGGGCTGTGTGTGTGTTTTCGCAGAGCTCAGTCGATTCGGTGATCAAGGTTACAGGGAGCGATGAGTTCGGATCGGCCGGGGTGGGGATCTATACCCCGGAAATCCGCGAAAACATGAAAAAGCTCTATGAGGACAAGTTCGGCATGTTTGTCCACTTCGGCCCGTACGCGCAGCTGGAAGGGATGTGGGACGGCAAAGAGGTGACCGGCGAATGGATCATGAAGCGCGCATTTATTCCGGTGAAAGATTATGAACGCGAGGCCGCCGGAAAGTTTAAGCCCGTTAAGTTCAATGCCGCTGATTGGGTGACGATTGCCGAGAATGCCGGCATGCGGTTTATTGTTCTGACCGCCAAGCATCATGATGGCTTTGCGATGTATCAATCGAAGCATCCGTATAATCTCGTCGAGTTTGCAGGCTATGGTCGCGATATCCTGAAGGAACTTTCCGAAGAATGTGCAGAACGCGATATGAAGCTGGGATTCTACTATTCCCAGAGCCAGGACTGGCATGAGCCGGGCGGCTTCGGCAACCACTGGGATTTTGAAGGTAACCTTAAGCCGCAGGATAAGTTCGATGCCTACTTCGAAGAAAAGGCCGTCATGCAGGTGGAAGAGCTGACGCAGAATTATGGCGACGTTTTTATGGTTTGGTTCGATACCCCCGTCCAGATGGATGATGAAAAGTGCCAACAGATGATGGATGTCGTAAAAGCTAATCAGCCGGGTGCTCTGGTGAATTCAAGGCTGGGGAAGGGTTATGGGCATTTTGATGTCTCCATTGATAACGGAAAAACGCCGGCGGTCAGCAAGGCCACCTGGCTTCCGGATCTGAAAGTGCCGTGGCAGACGCATGAATCGGTTACGGAGGGCGGTTGGGGCTATACCTGTTTTGGCGGGGATAATGACCGTTCCGAAGAATACACGGAATTTATCTACAGCCTGTGCCGGATTGTCTGTTATGGCGGCGTCTATCTCTTGAATGTTGCTCCGCAGCCGGACGGCACCATTCCGCAATCACAGGTCAACACGATTACGGCCATGGGCGATTGGCTGAAGGTGAATGGTGAAGCCATTTATGGAGCAGATCCGAGCCCGTTAAAATTTCCTCCCTATGCCATCACGAGCAAACCGGGGAAAGTGTACCTTCACCTGAAAGAGATCGAAGGAAATGAAGTTAAACTCAATGGGCTGCTTTCTAAGGTTCGGAAAGTGTACGGTTTGGCCGATGTATCCAAGCAGGCGCTCGATTTTAAACAACACGAAGCACAGCTGTGTATCAACCTGCCCGACGAAAAGAAACAGCCGCGCGTCACCGTGATTGTATTGGAACTTGAAGACGAAGTTTCGCAGGTTATCGACGAAACCATTCAGCAGGCAGCCGATGGCTCCATCCATATGCCGGTGGCCAAATGCGAATATTCCGTCCGACGAATCAGTTATGACTATGATGCCCAAACCACGCGCAACTGGGGTGGAAAAGATAATCAGGGCCTGGTCTGGACGGTGAACGTCAAACAGCCCGGAACCTATCAGGTGTTCAGCGAAGATAATGGAGATGAGAAACTGGGGTATGAACTGAAGACGCCATCGGATCGTTTGATGGTCCGTCCCGGCGGACCCGTTGGTGAAATGACGAAAAAACCGGTTGGTGAGATTGGAATTGATCAGCCCGGCATTCTTCAAATCACGGCTTATCCCGCCGACACGATTTCCTGGTTCAATGACTTCCGGCTTAAAGGCGTGAAGCTTGTTCCGGTTGAGAAATGA